The following are encoded together in the Clostridium sp. BJN0013 genome:
- a CDS encoding aminotransferase class I/II-fold pyridoxal phosphate-dependent enzyme: MYRLDQSETPLFDALMEYVNRDTIPFHVPGHKKGIGMDKEFKQFIGENLFKIDVTVFKLVDSLHHPTGPIKRAQQLAADAYGSDAAFFSIHGTSGAIQSMIMAVVNSGDKLIIPRNVHKSVTAGIILSGAIPVYMQPALDKRVGIAQGVTPETVEKTLKKHPDAKAVLIINPTYYGVATDIKKISDIVHSYDIPLIVDEAHGPHLGFNDNLPMSAIEAGADMCAQSTHKIIGALTQCSLLHVCSERIDINRVHQVLSLLQTTSPSYILMASLDCARRQIALHGKELLDKSIELANYVRYEINNIKGFYCFGEEIVGNEGVTTLDPTKITINCRELGITGYDLDMILSNKYHIQMELSDLYNVLAVGSFGDTKEAMDTLLQALKEISMEYYVKENKKSDFLDIPDIPKQIKIPRDAFNSPKQPLLLKNSIGMISGEFLMAYPPGIPILCPGEEITKEIVDYVQRLKDTGLYVQGTEDPEVEYIKVVV; this comes from the coding sequence GTGTATAGATTAGATCAAAGTGAAACTCCACTATTTGACGCATTAATGGAATATGTAAACAGGGACACCATACCTTTTCATGTACCAGGACATAAAAAAGGTATAGGAATGGATAAGGAATTCAAACAATTTATAGGAGAAAACCTATTTAAAATTGATGTTACTGTATTTAAACTAGTGGATAGCCTTCATCACCCTACAGGTCCAATAAAAAGAGCCCAGCAATTAGCTGCAGATGCCTATGGTTCTGACGCTGCTTTTTTTTCCATTCATGGTACATCAGGAGCTATACAGTCAATGATTATGGCTGTAGTAAATTCTGGTGACAAATTAATAATTCCGAGAAATGTGCATAAATCCGTTACTGCAGGAATTATACTAAGCGGTGCAATACCTGTATATATGCAGCCAGCCCTAGACAAAAGAGTAGGAATTGCTCAGGGTGTCACTCCTGAAACTGTGGAGAAGACTTTAAAAAAGCATCCTGATGCCAAAGCTGTTTTAATAATAAATCCTACCTATTATGGAGTAGCTACAGATATAAAGAAAATTTCAGATATTGTACACAGTTATGATATTCCTCTAATTGTAGATGAGGCTCACGGACCACACCTTGGTTTTAATGATAATCTACCTATGTCCGCTATAGAAGCCGGTGCGGATATGTGTGCACAAAGTACACATAAAATAATCGGTGCCTTAACCCAGTGTTCCCTACTTCATGTCTGTTCAGAACGTATTGACATAAATAGAGTTCATCAGGTTTTATCTCTATTACAGACAACTTCTCCCTCTTATATTTTAATGGCTTCGCTGGACTGTGCCAGAAGACAAATAGCTCTTCATGGAAAAGAACTTTTGGATAAATCTATTGAACTTGCAAATTATGTGCGGTATGAAATAAACAATATTAAAGGATTCTACTGCTTTGGAGAAGAAATAGTAGGAAATGAGGGTGTCACAACCCTTGATCCTACTAAAATAACTATAAACTGTAGAGAACTTGGAATTACAGGATATGACTTAGATATGATCTTATCCAATAAATATCATATTCAAATGGAGCTTTCCGATTTATATAATGTTTTAGCAGTGGGTTCCTTTGGGGATACTAAAGAAGCCATGGATACCCTATTGCAGGCATTGAAAGAAATAAGCATGGAATATTATGTTAAAGAAAATAAAAAATCTGATTTTTTAGATATACCCGATATACCAAAACAGATAAAAATCCCAAGGGATGCTTTTAATTCTCCTAAACAACCACTTCTCTTAAAAAACAGTATAGGCATGATAAGTGGTGAATTTTTAATGGCATATCCTCCTGGAATACCAATACTTTGTCCTGGAGAAGAGATAACAAAAGAAATTGTAGATTATGTACAAAGATTGAAGGACACTGGATTATATGTTCAGGGTACAGAAGATCCCGAGGTAGAATATATAAAAGTAGTAGTATAA